In one Suricata suricatta isolate VVHF042 chromosome 9, meerkat_22Aug2017_6uvM2_HiC, whole genome shotgun sequence genomic region, the following are encoded:
- the NDN gene encoding necdin has product MSEQSKDVCDPNSSAEASNSEMHSSPGVPGGPTQPEPQAATLAAPESPPLGPTDAQLSSPPPQAPREEGDPKALQQAAEEGRAHQAPVAQPGPAPPAPAQLVQKAHELMWYVLVKDQKRMIIWFPDMVKDVIGSYKKWCRSILRRTSLILARVFGLHLRLTSLHTMEFSLVKALEPEELDRVALSNRMPMTGLLLMILSLIYVKGRGARESAVWNVLRILGLRPWKKHSTFGDVRKLITEEFVQQNYLKYQRVPHVEPPEYEFFWGSRASREITKMQIMEFLARVFKKDPQAWPSRYREALEEARALREADPTAHCPRNSVSED; this is encoded by the coding sequence ATGTCCGAACAAAGTAAGGATGTGTGCGACCCCAACTCTTCAGCTGAGGCCTCCAACTCCGAGATGCACAGCAGTCCTGGGGTTCCCGGGGGGCCCACCCAGCCCGAGCCTCAGGCCGCGACCCTCGCAGCGCCAGAGAGCCCTCCTCTAGGCCCGACCGACGCCCAGCTGTCTTCGCCTCCGCCCCAGGCCCCTAGAGAGGAGGGAGACCCGAAGGCCCTGCAGCAGGCTGCGGAGGAAGGCCGCGCCCACCAAGCCCCAgtggcccagcctggcccagcgCCACCAGCCCCGGCCCAGCTGGTGCAGAAGGCGCACGAGCTCATGTGGTACGTGTTGGTCAAGGATCAGAAGAGAATGATCATCTGGTTCCCAGACATGGTGAAGGATGTCATTGGCAGTTATAAGAAATGGTGTAGAAGCATTCTCAGGCGCACCAGCCTCATCCTCGCACGAGTATTTGGGCTACACCTGAGGCTGACTAGCCTGCACACGATGGAGTTTTCGCTTGTCAAAGCGCTTGAGCCAGAGGAGCTGGACAGGGTGGCGCTGAGCAACCGTATGCCCATGACAGGCCTCCTGCTGATGATCCTGAGCCTCATCTATGTGAAAGGTCGCGGTGCCAGAGAGAGTGCCGTCTGGAATGTGCTGCGCATCCTGGGGCTGCGACCCTGGAAGAAGCATTCCACATTTGGAGATGTGAGAAAGCTCATCACCGAGGAGTTCGTCCAACAGAATTACCTGAAGTACCAGCGCGTACCTCACGTTGAGCCACCTGAGTATGAGTTCTTCTGGGGTTCCCGTGCCAGCCGTGAAATCACCAAGATGCAAATCATGGAGTTCCTGGCCAGGGTGTTTAAGAAAGACCCCCAGGCCTGGCCTTCCCGATACAGAGAGGCTCTGGAGGAGGCCAGAGCTCTGCGGGAGGCTGATCCCACTGCCCACTGCCCCCGCAACAGTGTCTCCGAGGACTAG